One Triticum dicoccoides isolate Atlit2015 ecotype Zavitan chromosome 5B, WEW_v2.0, whole genome shotgun sequence genomic window carries:
- the LOC119308449 gene encoding uncharacterized protein LOC119308449, producing the protein MASTNGYGNVTGGGLPTHTATSKPPVDDPRHQKQRLRRRRGCLCCACLAVTLVLVAVVLLILFLTVLRVRDPTTRLVSTRLIGVAPRLTFPALNIQLNVTLLLTVSVHNPNPASFSFPSGGHTDLTYRGAHVGDAEIDPGRVPSKGDGDVQLALTLQADRFAGDLAQLVADVEAGSLPLEASTRIPGRVAVFGVFKRHAVAYSDCSFVFGVAEMGVRSQECRDHTKL; encoded by the coding sequence ATGGCGTCCACCAACGGCTACGGCAACGTCACCGGCGGCGGCCTCCCCACCCACACCGCCACCTCCAAGCCGCCCGTCGACGACCCGCGCCACCAGAAGCagcgcctgcgccgccgccgcggctGCCTCTGCTGCGCGTGCCTCGCCGTCACCCTcgtcctcgtcgccgtcgtcctcctgatCCTCTTCCTCACCGTGCTCCGCGTCCGGGACCCGACCACGCGGCTCGTCTCCACGCGCCTCATCGGCGTCGCCCCGCGCCTCACCTTCCCGGCGCTCAACATCCAGCTCAACGTCACCCTCCTCCTCACGGTGTCCGTGCACAACCCCAACCCGgcctccttctccttcccctcGGGCGGCCACACCGACCTCACCTACCGCGGCGCCCACGTCGGCGACGCCGAGATCGACCCCGGCCGCGTCCCCAGCAAGGGGGACGGGGACGTGCAGCTGGCGCTGACGCTGCAGGCGGACCGGTTCGCCGGGGACCTGGCGCAGCTGGTCGCCGACGTGGAGGCCGGGTCGCTGCCGCTGGAGGCCAGCACCAGGATCCCCGGGCGGGTGGCGGTGTTCGGCGTGTTCAAGCGCCACGCCGTCGCCTACTCCGACTGCAGCTTCGTCTTCGGCGTCGCGGAGATGGGCGTCCGCAGCCAGGAGTGCCGCGACCACACCAAGCTCTGA
- the LOC119308450 gene encoding uncharacterized protein LOC119308450 gives MAGAESALPAVDHVVLDNSDTEVSEVVECDSTVVDVLKKSASKEFGLQLPLGNKEDIESLGTVCDLENNEGNVADATTLNVVALEMSISSKVSDESISLGCQTPRGNIFDPFAPGPEEVLCGAPKKNVVRGVETLSRRKLIFESDDFPVKRLSFEFDDSEEEDLYLQGICKMFLDLIISNQALEATGDGEAVLIDAAIPSESYKTPESKPLLTGIADTCPDAPLRPSLKMIKLSPGICRKLDFGSVSPKTLFAEDNKS, from the coding sequence ATGGCGGGGGCTGAATCCGCATTACCTGCCGTAGATCATGTGGTGCTGGATAATAGCGACACTGAAGTCTCAGAAGTCGTGGAATGTGATTCCACAGTTGTAGATGTGCTGAAGAAGAGTGCCAGTAAAGAATTTGGTTTGCAACTTCCCTTGGGAAACAAGGAAGACATAGAATCCCTTGGCACAGTTTGTGATCTTGAGAATAACGAGGGTAATGTTGCTGATGCAACCACTCtgaatgtggttgcactagaaatgtccatctctagcaAGGTTTCAGATGAAAGTATTTCACTGGGCTGTCAAACACCAAGGGGAAACATCTTTGACCCCTTTGCTCCAGGACCAGAGGAGGTGCTCTGCGGTGCGCCGAAGAAGAACGTGGTTAGGGGAGTAGAGACCCTCTCCCGCAGAAAGCTCATTTTTGAATCTGATGACTTCCCAGTCAAGAGGTTAAGCTTTGAGTTTGATGATTCGGAGGAGGAAGATCTGTATCTCCAGGGCATCTGCAAGATGTTTCTTGATCTGATCATCTCAAACCAAGCGCTGGAGGCAACTGGAGATGGGGAGGCTGTTCTGATAGATGCTGCTATCCCATCTGAAAGCTACAAGACTCCTGAATCGAAGCCTCTGCTTACCGGCATCGCGGACACCTGCCCGGATGCTCCTCTGCGACCATCTCTGAAGATGATCAAGCTCAGCCCAGGCATCTGCCGGAAGCTCGACTTCGGTTCTGTGAGTCCCAAGACTCTTTTCGCTGAAGACAATAAGAGCTGA